The Trichosurus vulpecula isolate mTriVul1 chromosome 4, mTriVul1.pri, whole genome shotgun sequence genome contains a region encoding:
- the LOC118846419 gene encoding nucleoside diphosphate kinase B, with translation MANTERTFIAIKPDGVQRGLVGDIIKRFEQKGFRLVGMKFLRASEDHLKQHYDDLKDRPFFPGLVKYMNSGPVVAMVWEGLNVVKTGRVMLGETNPADSKPGTIRGDFCIQVGRNIIHGSDSVKSAEKEISLWFKPEELVDYKSCAHDWVYE, from the exons ATGGCCAACACCGAGCGCACCTTCATCGCCATCAAGCCCGACGGCGTTCAGCGGGGCCTGGTCGGGGACATCATCAAACGTTTTGAGCAGAAGGGATTCCGCCTCGTGGGAATGAAGTTCCTTAGG GCCTCAGAGGATCATCTGAAACAACACTATGATGACCTGAAGGACAGGCCATTTTTCCCTGGGCTTGTGAAATATATGAACTCGGGACCTGTTGTAGCCATG GTTTGGGAGGGCTTGAATGTGGTGAAGACAGGCAGAGTGATGCTGGGAGAGACCAACCCAGCTGATTCCAAGCCAGGCACCATTCGTGGGGACTTCTGCATTCAAGTGGGCAG GAACATCATTCATGGCAGTGATTCTGTAAAAAGTGCCGAGAAGGAGATCAGCCTGTGGTTTAAGCCTGAAGAGCTGGTCGATTATAAGTCTTGTGCTCATGACTGGGTCTATgaataa